TCACCGCTGGTATGAGGCGCTGCTCAAGGCGGACGGTCCGGCGCTTTCGCAACTGTTGGCCGACAACGCGACGATACGGCTCGACGATATCGGCGTGACCCAGAGCAAGTCCGAATTCATCGCCTCGATGGACGAATGGCAGGCCGCTGTGAAAGGCGCCAATATCCGCCATAAGATCGAAGCGGAAATGGGCGATACTGTCGTGGTTCGCACCTGCTACGATTTTCCCAACAACGACATGACGACGCGCGAGACGTTCACGACCAAGAGCGGCCTGATCGTCGCCAACACGCAGATGACGATCGGCGAGAACTGCGACGGTTTCTAGAGTGGTTCCGCTTTTCTTCGATTGGCGGAACCTCTCTATCTCCATGGTCTACGCAATTCCTAGAGAGAACCGCTACACACTTTTCCCGCGATTGATCTAGCCCTGTTTCAGACGAGACACCAGAGACGGCTCCGGCAGCCGGCGCCAGATCAGCCACGACAGGATGGCGATCAGGCCCATGATCGGGATGACGGTGGCGAGCGCGTTGACCGGGTCTCCCATCAACGCCGCCGCCGCACCGCCGACCATGCCGGCACCCATCTGGAAGAAGCCCATCATGGCCGATGCAGCACCGGCATTTTCCGGGAAGGGCGCCATCGCCGCCGTCATCATCGCAGGCGAGATCATGGCGATACCGAAGGCATAGATGCCGACGGGAACCATGACCAGCAGGAATGTAGGCTCATGGGTTCTGAGCAGGATGGCCATGGCCGTGGAGCCGATGGCCACGAAAATCAGGCCGACGGGCACCATCCTGGCTGCGCCGTAACGCTTCATGAACATGCGCATGACGATGGCGCCAGCCATGAAGTTTGCGGTCTGCATCAACATGCCGATGCCGAACTGGGTGGGCGTGAGGCCGACGCGCTCCATCAGGATGAAAGCCAGTACGGTTGCCTGGGTGTAGATGGCGCCCGTCGTGCCAGCGATGACCATGCAGCAGAGCACGAAATAGGGGCTGCGGAACAAGGAACCGTAAGAGGTGACGAGTGCTGCCGGCCTGATGCGGCTGAGATCGCGCGTCACGGTTTCCCGCAGGGCAAAGATCGCCACCAGCATGACGACGACACCGAGCAGCACCATCACCATGAAGATGGCATGCCAGCCGAAGAACTCCATGGTCAACCCGCCGAGGGTCGGCGCAATGGCAGGACCGAGCGCCAAAAGGATACCGATCATGTTCATGATGCGGGCGGAGCGTTCGTGGGTGAAGACGTCGCGGACGACGGCACGCGCCACCGAAACGCCAACGGCGGCACCGACGCCCTGCAGGAAACGCGCGACGACCAGCGTTTCGATGTTGGGCGCCATCAGCGCCAGCACGCTGGCGGCGAGATAGATCGCCATGAAGGCGAGCGTGATCGGACGGCGGCCGAAGCCGTCGGAAAGCGGTCCACAGACGAGCTGGGCGAAGGCGAAGCCGCCGAAATAGAGCGACAAAGTCATCTTGACCGCGGCTTCGGTGGTGCCGAAGGCCTGGACGATCTCGGGCATGGCGGGCGTGAAGAGCGCCAGCGAAATCGGCCCGATCGCAACCATCAGGCCGCCGATCAGCGACACGCGGCGCTCGCTCATGATTGGCGCGGTTTCCAAGAGGTCCAGCGCCTGGCTTATGTCGGAGCGCATGTTCATGCCGCCGCATCCTCGCCCGAAAGCGCTTCGGTGCGCGTGGCGAGAAGGTTGGCGCGGGCCGCCCGCAGCGAGACGAGAAGGCGCTGCCAGTCGTCGGGATCGATGCCAAGGGCTGCTTCGCTGCGGATCGCTGCTGCGATGGGCTCGATCTGCCTGACGACGGTGGAACCTGCTTGAGTGAGGGTGACCAGCTTGGCACGGCGATCGGCCGGATCGGCCCGGCGCTCGACGAAACCCTTGGCTTCGAGCCGGTCGACGAGACCACTCAGCGTCATCGCCTCGACGCCCAGGCGCTCGGCCAGTGCCGTCTGCCTGATAGGGCCGGTGCGGCTGACATTGAGCAGCGCGCGGCCCTCGCCGGTGGTCAGGCCGAGGCCGGCTTCGGTGGTGCGGCGGTCCATCTCGGCGCGGATGACGCGCGAGAGGTCGTTGACGATGAAGCCGAACGTATCGGTTTCCGGGGCAGCAGGCATGATAGTAAGTAGTCCTTATTATATGGCTTACTTAGTTTAGCGATGGCGATGAGTCAATGCGGTTGCGCGGCATCCGGTCCGGCCCTACATCGAAGCTGTCCGAACCGAATGCCAATCGAGGAAGCCATTTCATGTCCGCCAGCCAGAACATCGATCTCGCGCGTCATCCGCTGACCCATTGGGCCGGGCCGCTTGGCCTGCCGGATTTCACCAGGATCGAGGACGGCGATTTCGGTCCGGTCTTCGATGCGGCGCTTGCCGCGCACGCCGCCGAGATCGCGACGATAGCCGCCAACACCGAGCCGGCGACGGTCGCCAATACGCTTGAAGCGATGGAACTTGCCGGCGATGCGCTCGATCGCGTGTCGTCGATCTTCTGGTGCCGTGCCGGCGCCCACACCAACGACGTGATCCAGGCGATGGAGCGCGAGATCTCGCCGAAGATGGCCCGCCATTTCTCGGCGATCTCGATGAACGAGAAGCTGTTTGCGCGCATAAACGACCTCTATTCCCGACGCTCTTCGCTCGGCCTCGACCCTGAAACGCTGAGGGTGCTGGAAAAGACCTGGAAGGGCTTCGTCCGTTCGGGTGCCAAGCTCGACCCCGACGGCAAGAAGCGGCTTGCGGCGATCCAGGAGGAGCTTGCCTCGCTCGGCGCGAAGTTCGGCCAGAACGTGCTTGCCGATGAAAAGGAATGGGTGCTGTTTCTTGACGATAGCGATCTCGCCGGCCTGCCGGAATTCGTCCGCGGCGCAATGGCCCAGGCGGCCGAGACACGCGGCCAGAAGGGCAAATATGCCGTCACCCTGTCGCGCTCGATCTACGAACCCTTCACCACCTTCTCCGAGCGTCGCGACCTGCGCGAAAAAGCGTTCAAGGCTTTTGCCGGACGCGGCGAGACGGGTGGCGATACCGACAATGGTGACGTTGTCCGCGATACGCTCAGCCTGCGTGCCGAAAAGGCCAGGCTGCTTGGCTATGAAAGCTATGCGGCACTGAAGCTCGACGACACCATGGCCAAGACGCCCAAGGCGGTGATGGAACTGCTTGAGCCGGTCTGGAACAAGGCGCGCGCGAAGGCCGCGGCCGACGAGACCGAACTGCAGCGCCTGGCGGCAAGCGCCGGCAGCAATGACAAGCTCGCCGCCTGGGACTGGCGCTTCTACCAGGAGAAGCTGCGGGCCGAGAAATACGCCTTCGACGAAGCCGAGCTGAAGCCTTATCTCCAGCTCGAAAAGATCATCGACGCCTGCTTCGACGTTGCAACCCGGCTGTTCGGCATCACCTTCAAGGAAGTGCCCGGCATCGCCGCCTGGCATCCCGATGCCAGGGTGTTCGAGGTGTTCAACGCCGACGGCAGCAAGCGCGGGCTTTTCCTCGCCGACTATTTCGCGCGCCAGTCGAAGCGTTCGGGCGCCTGGATGAGCGCGCTGCAGTCGGGCTACAAGCTGGGCAAGGGATCGACGCCCGTCATCTACAACATCATGAATTTCGCCAAGCCGGCGGAAGGCGAGCCGGCGCTGCTGTCGCTCGACGAGGCCAAGACGCTGTTCCATGAATTCGGCCACGCTTTGCATGGCATGCTGACCGATGTCACCTGGCCGTCAGTGGCGGGCACCTCGGTCAGCCGCGACTTCGTCGAATTGCCGTCGCAGCTCTACGAACACTGGCTCACCGTGCCGGCGGTGCTGGAAAAGCACGCGCTGCACTACAAGACGGGCAAGGCGATGCCCAAGGAACTGCTCGACAAGATGCTGGCTGCCAAGACCTTCGGTGCCGGATTCGCCACTGTCGAGTTCACCTCGTCGGCGCTGGTCGACATGGCCTACCACGCCCGGCCGGATGCGCCGGCGGAGCCCGCCGCCTTCGAAGCCGAGACGCTTGAAAAGCTCGGCATGCCCGAGGCGATCGTCATGCGCCACCGCACGCCGCACTTCCTGCATGTGTTCTCGGGCGAGGGCTATTCGGCCGGATATTATTCCTACATGTGGTCGGAGGTGCTCGATGCCGATGCCTTCGCCGCCTTCGAGGAAACCGGCGACGCGTTCAACGCCGACATGGCCGAGAAGCTGCGCAAGCATATCTATTCGGCCGGCGGTTCGGCAGACCCCGAGGAACTCTACAAAGCCTTTCGCGGCAAGATGCCGTCGCCGGAGGCGATGATGGAAAAGCGCGGTCTCGTCTAGGCCGCGGACGGGCAGGCAGATGGAACTACCGGCAGCATTGCGGGCGGCGGTCGACCGGGCGCTGGAAGGCGTACCGCTTGGCGAATTGCAGCGTGCTGCCGACACCTTGTCGAGCCGCTATCGCGCCGAGCTGCGTGACGGAAAGCTGCATCTGTCCGACGAGATGTTTGCAAATGCCTATCTGGCGACGCGGCTGCCGGCGACCTTTGCCGCGGTCAGGGCGAGCCTGGGGAGTGCCGCTGAGTTGATGCCTGACTTCGAGCCGAAGAGCCTGCTCGACATCGGCGCCGGCCCGGGTACTGCACTTTGGGCGGCTGCGGATTGCTGGCCGAGCATCGATAGTGCGACGATGCTCGAGGCCAGCCAGGCGATCCGCAAGGTCGGCCTGGCACTTTCGGCACATTCCGGCGTCGCGCATGTCGA
The nucleotide sequence above comes from Aminobacter aminovorans. Encoded proteins:
- a CDS encoding DUF4440 domain-containing protein, which gives rise to MLPIRTIAAVFALLAAAGAIAQESIVHRWYEALLKADGPALSQLLADNATIRLDDIGVTQSKSEFIASMDEWQAAVKGANIRHKIEAEMGDTVVVRTCYDFPNNDMTTRETFTTKSGLIVANTQMTIGENCDGF
- a CDS encoding multidrug effflux MFS transporter, translating into MNMRSDISQALDLLETAPIMSERRVSLIGGLMVAIGPISLALFTPAMPEIVQAFGTTEAAVKMTLSLYFGGFAFAQLVCGPLSDGFGRRPITLAFMAIYLAASVLALMAPNIETLVVARFLQGVGAAVGVSVARAVVRDVFTHERSARIMNMIGILLALGPAIAPTLGGLTMEFFGWHAIFMVMVLLGVVVMLVAIFALRETVTRDLSRIRPAALVTSYGSLFRSPYFVLCCMVIAGTTGAIYTQATVLAFILMERVGLTPTQFGIGMLMQTANFMAGAIVMRMFMKRYGAARMVPVGLIFVAIGSTAMAILLRTHEPTFLLVMVPVGIYAFGIAMISPAMMTAAMAPFPENAGAASAMMGFFQMGAGMVGGAAAALMGDPVNALATVIPIMGLIAILSWLIWRRLPEPSLVSRLKQG
- a CDS encoding MarR family winged helix-turn-helix transcriptional regulator, with amino-acid sequence MPAAPETDTFGFIVNDLSRVIRAEMDRRTTEAGLGLTTGEGRALLNVSRTGPIRQTALAERLGVEAMTLSGLVDRLEAKGFVERRADPADRRAKLVTLTQAGSTVVRQIEPIAAAIRSEAALGIDPDDWQRLLVSLRAARANLLATRTEALSGEDAAA
- a CDS encoding M3 family metallopeptidase, whose protein sequence is MSASQNIDLARHPLTHWAGPLGLPDFTRIEDGDFGPVFDAALAAHAAEIATIAANTEPATVANTLEAMELAGDALDRVSSIFWCRAGAHTNDVIQAMEREISPKMARHFSAISMNEKLFARINDLYSRRSSLGLDPETLRVLEKTWKGFVRSGAKLDPDGKKRLAAIQEELASLGAKFGQNVLADEKEWVLFLDDSDLAGLPEFVRGAMAQAAETRGQKGKYAVTLSRSIYEPFTTFSERRDLREKAFKAFAGRGETGGDTDNGDVVRDTLSLRAEKARLLGYESYAALKLDDTMAKTPKAVMELLEPVWNKARAKAAADETELQRLAASAGSNDKLAAWDWRFYQEKLRAEKYAFDEAELKPYLQLEKIIDACFDVATRLFGITFKEVPGIAAWHPDARVFEVFNADGSKRGLFLADYFARQSKRSGAWMSALQSGYKLGKGSTPVIYNIMNFAKPAEGEPALLSLDEAKTLFHEFGHALHGMLTDVTWPSVAGTSVSRDFVELPSQLYEHWLTVPAVLEKHALHYKTGKAMPKELLDKMLAAKTFGAGFATVEFTSSALVDMAYHARPDAPAEPAAFEAETLEKLGMPEAIVMRHRTPHFLHVFSGEGYSAGYYSYMWSEVLDADAFAAFEETGDAFNADMAEKLRKHIYSAGGSADPEELYKAFRGKMPSPEAMMEKRGLV